A window of the Deltaproteobacteria bacterium genome harbors these coding sequences:
- a CDS encoding mannose-1-phosphate guanylyltransferase — MSDDTPIRVAVVLAGGSGERFWPLSRQHRPKQLLKLADPARSMLEQTLDRIRPLFPPERTFIVTGTHLAEPIRTACSGFPPENVLAEPAKRNTAGALIYAAAALLAKFGDRNLSMAVFTADHRIGPDERFRQDVRLALETAEKEGGLVVIGIPPARPATGFGYIEVAATQTGKAARVQAFREKPDQETAARYAVSGRHFWNSGMFFWRLDEFCRELAAANPGLEAVVRPLADALGAKDSEQATSLFSALENISIDFALMEKARKVWMIPAGFGWDDLGTWESLQRSMIPDQDGNVTAGDPVLIGTKNSVVVSDAPGMAVAVVGMDNVVVAVTADGVLVVPAGRSQDVAKAVAELKRRGAKQV, encoded by the coding sequence ATGTCTGATGACACACCGATACGGGTTGCCGTGGTTTTGGCCGGTGGTTCCGGCGAGCGGTTCTGGCCGCTTTCGCGCCAGCACCGGCCCAAGCAGCTCCTGAAACTGGCCGATCCGGCACGTTCGATGCTGGAACAGACCCTTGATCGTATCAGGCCCCTGTTTCCTCCGGAGCGGACTTTTATCGTCACGGGCACCCACCTTGCGGAGCCTATCCGGACAGCCTGTTCCGGTTTTCCGCCTGAAAACGTACTGGCTGAGCCGGCCAAGCGGAACACTGCTGGGGCGCTTATCTATGCTGCGGCGGCCCTGCTGGCGAAGTTTGGTGACCGCAACCTGTCAATGGCGGTTTTTACTGCCGATCACCGGATTGGTCCGGATGAAAGATTCCGGCAGGATGTGAGACTCGCGCTGGAAACAGCCGAAAAGGAAGGAGGGCTGGTGGTGATCGGTATTCCTCCGGCCCGGCCCGCCACCGGCTTCGGATATATCGAGGTGGCAGCCACCCAGACAGGAAAGGCAGCCAGAGTGCAGGCTTTCCGCGAAAAGCCGGACCAGGAAACCGCCGCCCGGTATGCCGTTTCAGGCCGGCATTTCTGGAACTCGGGGATGTTCTTCTGGCGGCTGGATGAGTTTTGCCGGGAACTGGCCGCTGCGAATCCTGGATTGGAGGCAGTGGTCCGGCCCCTTGCGGATGCCCTTGGAGCCAAGGACAGTGAACAGGCCACCAGCCTGTTCAGCGCACTGGAGAATATCTCCATTGATTTCGCACTCATGGAAAAGGCTCGTAAGGTCTGGATGATACCGGCTGGCTTCGGGTGGGATGACCTCGGTACCTGGGAGTCGCTCCAGCGGTCAATGATACCCGATCAGGACGGGAATGTGACGGCAGGCGATCCGGTGCTGATCGGTACGAAAAACTCCGTCGTCGTGAGCGACGCGCCCGGAATGGCCGTTGCTGTCGTGGGGATGGACAACGTGGTCGTTGCCGTCACCGCTGACGGCGTGCTTGTCGTGCCTGCCGGCCGCTCCCAGGATGTGGCGAAGGCCGTCGCCGAGCTCAAGAGGCGCGGCGCGAAACAGGTCTGA
- a CDS encoding HAMP domain-containing histidine kinase produces the protein MNTTRLKLIFIGQSARLAAAGILVAVWIIRRLLDHEPQPAWFLLWAAAYSVAAWWWTKPVIDRWPRHFTVILLAHFAVDLAFVFYIVYQLAAPWHYHVYAVCSITVVFAGLVDKPSTAVWMAAEAYIIYLLAMAVLPEYTLGTPLVTAFEAMFVGGYLALIGAVSYYAKRTLDIHQQEADSSSSALEHANLQLRQRMIDLSRSDRYKSEFLHMVSHELRTPLNSIIGFSDLMLKGLEGPVSPAQREDLESIHRSGRYLLNIVNDILDMAKIQSGDLRLKPERCDVIQLARESAEALLPAYTSKGLSLEISGPEGDETLAIVEADPARVRQVFFNLLSNAVKFTDHGGIRVSLSRENGSLVCAVSDTGRGIPSDRLEEVFDPFKQVDSALNRKHSGTGLGLPIAKRLVELHGGTIRVRSQVGRGTTFEFSLPRALN, from the coding sequence ATGAACACAACCCGCCTCAAACTGATTTTTATCGGCCAGTCGGCACGGCTCGCCGCTGCCGGTATTCTGGTGGCTGTATGGATTATCCGGCGGCTTCTGGACCACGAACCCCAGCCCGCCTGGTTTCTGCTCTGGGCGGCGGCCTACTCGGTGGCAGCCTGGTGGTGGACCAAGCCGGTCATCGACCGCTGGCCCCGTCACTTCACCGTCATCCTGCTGGCGCACTTCGCAGTGGATCTGGCATTCGTTTTTTACATCGTTTACCAGCTCGCTGCCCCCTGGCACTACCATGTCTACGCGGTTTGCAGCATCACGGTCGTTTTTGCAGGGCTGGTAGACAAGCCCTCGACCGCGGTCTGGATGGCGGCCGAGGCGTACATCATTTACCTGCTGGCGATGGCGGTCCTGCCCGAATACACGCTGGGAACGCCCCTTGTGACTGCATTCGAAGCTATGTTCGTGGGCGGCTATCTGGCGCTGATCGGTGCAGTATCGTACTACGCGAAGCGCACGCTGGATATCCATCAGCAGGAAGCCGATAGCAGTTCATCCGCCCTAGAGCACGCCAACCTCCAGCTCCGGCAGCGGATGATCGACCTCTCCCGGTCAGACCGGTACAAGAGCGAGTTCCTTCATATGGTCAGCCATGAGCTCAGGACCCCCCTCAACTCGATCATCGGCTTTTCGGACCTGATGCTGAAGGGACTGGAAGGGCCGGTTTCACCCGCCCAGCGCGAAGACCTCGAATCGATCCACCGGAGCGGCAGGTATCTCCTCAACATAGTGAATGACATTCTCGACATGGCGAAAATCCAGTCGGGGGATCTGCGCTTGAAACCTGAACGGTGCGATGTGATCCAGCTCGCCCGCGAATCAGCCGAAGCTCTGCTCCCGGCCTATACGTCCAAGGGACTTTCCCTGGAAATATCCGGGCCCGAAGGGGATGAGACCCTGGCTATTGTGGAGGCTGATCCTGCCCGTGTCCGGCAGGTGTTCTTCAACCTGCTCTCGAATGCCGTCAAGTTTACAGACCATGGCGGTATCCGTGTGAGCCTGAGCCGGGAGAACGGAAGTCTGGTTTGTGCCGTTTCGGATACGGGACGCGGCATCCCCAGCGACCGGCTGGAGGAAGTGTTTGATCCGTTCAAGCAGGTGGATTCGGCCCTTAATCGCAAGCACTCGGGTACGGGTCTGGGGCTGCCGATCGCCAAACGGCTCGTGGAGTTGCACGGGGGGACGATCCGTGTGCGCAGCCAGGTGGGCAGGGGCACGACCTTCGAATTCAGTCTTCCCCGCGCCCTGAACTGA
- a CDS encoding pyridoxal phosphate-dependent aminotransferase: MFSRRTPSRYDLNPLARALEKARQMPGDILDLTVSNPQRAGIIPPENLVLAPLQHGGAIHYEPDPHGLPLARSAVSTHLARRGIRSDPEKLFLTASTSEAYGFLLKLLCDPGDAVLAPEPSYPLLDHLLDLESVRRVPYRIAYENGWKLDLDSIGKVLADSSQPRIRAIVIVSPNNPTGNYLKRNELDHLAELALRHELALVSDEVFFDYRLGDPAPGSISLASGSSVPAFTLGGLSKTLGLPQMKLAWIIVNGPKAWLPGCLERLELIADTYLSVGTPVQLAAGTWLEAEAIFQKPIHERVRGNWEMLQHVFSGAPGQAELLPAEGGWYAMLRVPRYEDDGTMAVSLLEHERVLVQPGYFYDCHAGAHFVVSLLTEPGVLKQGTGRLIDGLRRIGG; this comes from the coding sequence ATGTTTTCCCGGCGGACACCTTCCCGGTACGACCTGAACCCGCTCGCCCGGGCGCTCGAAAAGGCGCGGCAGATGCCCGGCGACATCCTGGACCTCACGGTTTCCAATCCCCAGCGGGCAGGAATCATCCCGCCCGAAAATCTTGTTCTGGCGCCGCTCCAGCACGGTGGCGCGATACACTATGAGCCCGACCCCCACGGCCTCCCGTTGGCCCGTTCGGCTGTCAGTACGCATCTCGCCCGGCGCGGGATTCGGTCCGATCCTGAAAAACTGTTCCTGACCGCCTCCACCAGCGAGGCCTACGGATTCCTGCTGAAGCTGCTTTGCGATCCGGGCGATGCGGTACTGGCACCAGAGCCCAGCTACCCGCTGCTGGATCACCTGCTGGATCTGGAGTCAGTACGTCGGGTTCCTTACCGGATTGCCTACGAAAACGGCTGGAAGCTGGATCTGGATTCGATCGGCAAGGTGCTTGCTGACAGCAGCCAGCCCCGAATTCGGGCCATTGTCATCGTAAGCCCCAACAACCCGACCGGAAACTACCTGAAACGGAACGAGCTCGATCACCTTGCGGAGCTGGCCCTCCGCCATGAGCTGGCTCTCGTCTCAGATGAAGTCTTTTTCGACTACCGGCTGGGAGATCCAGCCCCCGGTTCCATTTCGCTGGCCAGCGGAAGTTCAGTTCCCGCGTTCACCCTGGGCGGGCTCAGCAAGACGCTGGGATTGCCACAAATGAAACTGGCGTGGATCATCGTCAATGGCCCGAAGGCATGGCTTCCGGGTTGCCTCGAACGGCTGGAACTGATTGCCGACACCTATCTGTCCGTGGGAACCCCGGTGCAGCTGGCGGCCGGAACCTGGCTGGAGGCGGAGGCTATTTTCCAGAAGCCCATCCACGAACGCGTGCGCGGGAACTGGGAGATGCTTCAGCATGTTTTTTCCGGCGCACCCGGGCAGGCCGAACTCCTTCCGGCTGAAGGCGGGTGGTATGCCATGCTCCGTGTTCCCCGGTATGAAGATGACGGGACCATGGCCGTTTCCCTGCTGGAGCATGAACGGGTACTGGTGCAGCCAGGCTATTTCTATGACTGCCATGCAGGGGCGCATTTCGTTGTCAGCCTGCTGACAGAACCCGGAGTACTGAAGCAGGGGACAGGCCGGCTGATCGACGGACTCAGGCGAATCGGCGGGTAA
- the mutS gene encoding DNA mismatch repair protein MutS has protein sequence MAGIPTSSTPAAAAQLAGRELSPAMEQWRRLKAQYPDCILFFRMGDFYELFFEDAQAAAPLLELVLTSRSKSEDAIPMAGVPHHSYAGYLERLLNLGYKVALCEQLEDPKLVKGLVKRDVVRVFTPGLHLKDGAERESRYVAAVWLDPGGRAGLAAIDLATGDFPVAEPESAEELSVELARLGPCELLRPDGYEPPALAGSCYVQTADPSRWDVHRAMDLIRQQFNIGTTEGLGIGEPGLRATGALLGYVRDTQKAALAHLSEIRTLPSRRSMLLDDRTLGHLEIFRSQQDSTERGTLISVIDRTKTAAGSRLLKQRLRYPLLDVVEIAGRLGSVESLLLDGPARRNVRERLERTADIERILARISLESASARDLVALAATLEKIPELKADIAHIQDPALMGLQASLDPLEPVCADIRRWLKDDPPVALREGGLVREGADPQIDELRELRSGGRAVIARIEASEKDRTGIPNLKVGFNKVFGYFLEVTHTHKDRVPAEWIRKQTLTNAERYVTPELKEIEEKVLSAEDRLKELEYGRFVELRGRVKTGTAALKAQARMLAELDVVSALAELASTEQWCRPVLAGTRELRIRGGRHPVVEAAAGRDWFTPNDLDLDGEREQLIILTGPNMAGKSTIMRQVALISILAQAGSFVPAAEASIGIIDRVFTRVGASDALARGLSTFMMEMTETAAILRRVTPRSLVLLDEIGRGTSTFDGLSIAWAVAEHLHDTPATDGSGPGVRTIFATHYHELTRITDTKVRAVNYTVACREWQDDIVFLHTLERGSAPRSYGIQVARLAGLPREVVDRARSVLRDLESGASSETAVHAPAARMRSTAKGLPATPPPQLSLLADPKEQVMRELERELARLDPNDTRPIDALNLLIRWKEKLKE, from the coding sequence ATGGCCGGGATCCCCACGTCATCCACTCCGGCGGCTGCCGCCCAGCTGGCGGGCCGTGAGCTATCGCCCGCAATGGAGCAGTGGCGGCGGCTCAAGGCCCAGTATCCGGACTGCATCCTGTTCTTCCGGATGGGCGATTTTTACGAGCTCTTTTTCGAGGACGCCCAGGCTGCCGCACCGCTGCTGGAGCTGGTGCTCACATCACGCTCCAAATCGGAAGATGCGATTCCCATGGCAGGAGTTCCGCATCATTCCTATGCAGGATACCTTGAGCGCCTCCTGAACCTTGGATACAAGGTTGCCCTTTGCGAGCAGCTTGAGGATCCGAAGCTGGTGAAGGGCCTTGTAAAGCGTGACGTGGTTCGCGTCTTTACACCGGGACTTCACCTCAAGGACGGTGCCGAGCGCGAGAGCCGTTATGTCGCGGCCGTGTGGCTGGATCCCGGTGGCAGGGCCGGACTCGCCGCCATTGATCTTGCCACGGGGGATTTTCCTGTGGCCGAACCCGAATCGGCCGAGGAACTGTCGGTCGAGTTGGCCCGTCTGGGGCCGTGCGAACTGCTCCGTCCGGATGGCTACGAACCGCCGGCACTCGCCGGAAGCTGTTACGTCCAGACGGCCGATCCCTCGCGGTGGGATGTACACCGGGCGATGGACCTGATTCGCCAGCAGTTCAACATCGGAACGACCGAAGGGCTGGGTATCGGGGAGCCGGGCTTGCGGGCCACCGGGGCATTGCTGGGGTACGTGCGCGATACCCAGAAGGCGGCGCTGGCACATCTGAGTGAAATCCGTACGCTTCCCTCTCGCCGGTCCATGCTGCTGGACGACCGGACGCTCGGGCATCTGGAGATATTCCGCAGCCAGCAGGACTCCACTGAACGGGGCACACTGATTTCCGTCATCGACCGGACGAAGACCGCCGCCGGCTCGCGTCTCCTCAAGCAGCGGCTCCGGTATCCGCTTCTGGATGTGGTGGAAATTGCAGGCCGGCTGGGCTCGGTCGAAAGCCTTCTGCTGGACGGGCCAGCCCGCCGGAACGTGCGCGAACGGCTGGAGCGGACTGCCGATATTGAGCGTATCCTCGCCCGCATCTCGCTGGAATCGGCCTCGGCCCGCGATCTGGTGGCACTGGCGGCCACGCTTGAGAAGATACCGGAGTTGAAAGCGGACATAGCCCATATACAGGATCCGGCACTGATGGGGCTGCAGGCCAGCCTCGATCCGCTGGAACCCGTTTGTGCCGATATCCGCCGGTGGCTGAAAGATGATCCGCCGGTGGCGCTCCGTGAAGGGGGGCTCGTTCGCGAGGGAGCCGATCCCCAAATAGATGAACTGCGGGAACTGCGTTCGGGCGGACGCGCCGTGATCGCCCGTATCGAGGCATCCGAAAAGGACCGGACCGGCATCCCGAACCTCAAGGTCGGATTCAACAAGGTGTTCGGATACTTTCTGGAGGTCACGCATACCCACAAGGACCGGGTTCCGGCAGAATGGATTCGCAAGCAGACGCTGACCAATGCCGAACGGTACGTGACGCCGGAACTGAAAGAGATCGAGGAGAAGGTCTTAAGCGCCGAGGACAGGCTGAAGGAGCTGGAGTACGGGCGGTTTGTTGAGCTCCGCGGCCGGGTGAAGACCGGGACGGCGGCACTGAAAGCGCAGGCGCGGATGCTGGCAGAGCTGGATGTGGTGTCGGCCCTGGCCGAACTGGCCAGCACGGAGCAATGGTGCCGTCCGGTTCTTGCCGGTACCCGCGAGCTCCGGATTCGTGGCGGCCGGCATCCGGTAGTGGAAGCCGCCGCCGGACGCGACTGGTTTACGCCGAATGATCTCGACCTTGATGGCGAGCGCGAGCAGCTGATTATCCTGACCGGCCCCAACATGGCGGGAAAATCGACGATCATGCGGCAGGTGGCGCTGATTTCCATTCTGGCGCAGGCAGGCTCCTTTGTGCCCGCGGCCGAGGCGTCGATCGGTATCATTGACAGGGTGTTCACACGTGTCGGGGCTTCCGATGCGCTTGCCAGGGGCCTTTCGACCTTCATGATGGAAATGACCGAGACGGCGGCAATCCTCCGGCGGGTGACGCCGAGGAGTCTTGTCCTGCTGGACGAGATCGGACGCGGCACATCCACTTTTGATGGGCTTTCAATCGCATGGGCGGTCGCCGAACACCTGCATGATACGCCTGCAACGGACGGGAGCGGCCCCGGTGTCCGTACCATTTTCGCCACTCACTACCATGAACTGACCCGGATCACGGATACGAAGGTGAGGGCAGTAAACTATACGGTCGCCTGCCGGGAGTGGCAGGACGATATTGTTTTCCTTCACACGCTGGAACGGGGATCGGCTCCACGCAGCTACGGCATCCAGGTGGCCCGGCTGGCTGGCCTTCCCCGTGAGGTGGTGGACAGGGCGCGGTCCGTTCTTCGTGATCTTGAAAGCGGCGCGTCGTCTGAAACGGCTGTCCACGCGCCAGCGGCCCGCATGCGCTCTACGGCAAAAGGGCTCCCGGCAACGCCGCCGCCACAGCTTTCGCTCCTCGCCGATCCGAAAGAGCAGGTGATGCGCGAACTGGAAAGGGAGCTTGCCCGCCTTGATCCCAACGACACGCGCCCCATCGATGCGCTGAATCTCCTGATTCGCTGGAAGGAAAAGCTGAAAGAGTAG
- a CDS encoding methylmalonyl-CoA carboxyltransferase — protein MAWKLRTLTHEEPAKPLPPPASVRTPAAIPAIPRPLTPAEPAQTGPSPAENIPARRLQTLFDDGRYEELDALVQHQARGWGMEGKRAHGDGVVVATGKIHGRPAVAFAQDRRFMGGSLGEAHARKICKGMDMAERIGAPIIGLLDSGGARIQEGVAALAGYGEIFRRNVKLSGRVPQFSVVLGPCAGGAVYSPSITDFIILSEADALMFVTGPKVVKQAMFEDIDGESLGGARVHSAKSGVAHLARPDEKGAIGVTRDILGYLVHQKIEAVEPATNIPLTQIVPENFRKPYDIRDVIAQIADRNTFLEIQPDYATSVVVGLARLAGRSVGIIANQPMVRAGVLDINSSRKAARFIRTMSCFGIPLVSLVDVPGFMPGSVQEHNGIITHGAKLLYAYVDARVPRLTVILRKAFGGAYIVMSSKHLGSEVNLAWPSAQISVMGAEGAVEILHGKEIKSAADPKARFEELCQKYREQYMSVGLAAERGWIDEVIQPNSTRHKMIHYLDILSASQGEPAPLHGNIPL, from the coding sequence ATGGCCTGGAAACTCCGCACACTCACCCACGAAGAACCGGCAAAGCCCCTGCCGCCGCCGGCATCCGTCAGGACGCCCGCCGCAATACCGGCAATCCCGCGTCCGCTCACTCCGGCCGAGCCGGCCCAGACCGGACCTTCTCCAGCAGAAAATATCCCTGCCCGGCGGCTTCAGACCCTGTTCGACGATGGCCGCTACGAGGAACTGGACGCTCTCGTCCAGCATCAGGCCCGCGGCTGGGGAATGGAAGGAAAGCGCGCACATGGCGACGGCGTAGTGGTCGCCACCGGCAAGATTCACGGACGCCCAGCTGTGGCGTTCGCCCAGGACCGCCGTTTCATGGGTGGTTCGCTCGGCGAGGCCCACGCCCGCAAGATCTGCAAGGGCATGGACATGGCTGAACGGATCGGGGCGCCGATCATCGGCCTGCTCGACTCGGGCGGCGCGCGAATCCAGGAAGGCGTCGCCGCGCTGGCTGGCTACGGAGAGATCTTCCGCCGTAACGTGAAGCTCTCGGGCCGTGTCCCGCAGTTTTCGGTCGTTCTGGGTCCCTGTGCCGGTGGAGCAGTCTATTCGCCCTCCATCACCGACTTCATCATCCTGTCGGAAGCCGATGCCCTCATGTTCGTCACCGGCCCCAAGGTGGTAAAGCAGGCGATGTTTGAAGACATCGATGGCGAGTCCCTCGGCGGTGCGCGGGTTCATTCCGCCAAGAGCGGGGTCGCGCACCTTGCCCGTCCCGATGAAAAAGGGGCGATCGGCGTCACCCGCGACATCCTGGGTTATCTGGTGCACCAGAAGATCGAGGCCGTCGAACCGGCCACGAACATCCCGCTGACCCAGATCGTACCGGAAAATTTCCGCAAGCCGTACGACATCCGCGACGTGATTGCGCAGATTGCCGACCGGAACACTTTTCTGGAAATACAGCCGGATTACGCAACGAGCGTCGTTGTCGGGCTCGCCCGGCTCGCCGGCCGCTCCGTAGGGATCATCGCCAACCAGCCAATGGTCCGCGCCGGTGTTCTCGACATCAATTCATCCCGGAAGGCTGCCCGGTTCATCCGGACCATGAGCTGTTTCGGAATCCCGCTCGTCTCCCTGGTGGACGTGCCCGGCTTCATGCCGGGATCGGTGCAGGAGCACAACGGGATCATCACTCATGGCGCGAAGCTCCTCTATGCCTATGTGGATGCACGCGTTCCGCGCCTTACGGTCATTCTCCGCAAGGCATTCGGCGGCGCCTATATCGTCATGTCATCGAAGCACCTTGGCTCGGAAGTGAACCTTGCGTGGCCATCGGCACAGATATCGGTCATGGGCGCAGAGGGTGCGGTGGAAATTCTCCACGGCAAGGAGATCAAATCAGCCGCCGATCCCAAAGCCCGCTTCGAGGAGCTCTGCCAGAAATACCGCGAGCAGTACATGTCGGTGGGGCTTGCAGCCGAGCGTGGCTGGATTGATGAAGTGATCCAGCCCAACTCCACGCGGCACAAGATGATCCATTACCTGGACATCCTGTCCGCTTCCCAGGGCGAACCGGCCCCGCTGCACGGGAATATCCCGCTCTAG